The Sinorhizobium sp. B11 genomic interval AGAGCGCCCAGAGCGGTGACCTCGACGTCGAGGAATCTCCATCTTCCTCACCGACTTCGATATAGGCGAAGTACTGGCAGACCGGCAGGATTTCCTGCTGCAGCAGTTGCCCCGTCAGAGCACCGTCGGAATAGGAGTTGTCGCCATCGGAGGCCTGCGCCGCATAGATATTCCACTCCGTCGGATCGAAGCGCGCAGCAACGATCGAGCGCATCACCGCCAGCGCACTGGAAACCAGCGTGCCGCCTGTCGCCGGGCTATAAAAGAAAGTCTCCTCATCGACTTCCTCTGCCTTTTCCGTATGACGGATGAAAACGATCTCCACCTTCTCGTAACGCTGCGACAGGAAGAGGTAGAGGAGCAGGTAAAAGCGCTTGGCGAGATCCTTCATATGCTCGCTCATGGAACCGGAAACGTCCATGAGGCAGAACATCACCGCTTTGACGACAGGCTTGGGCGTATTCTCAAAACGCCGGTAGCGGACGTCGAGCGGGTCGATGTAGGGGATACGCTTGCTCTTGAGCGTCAAGGCCTTCAGCCTGTCTTCAAGTACGACGCGTTCTTCCGCATCATCGCATTCGTCGATCTGCTTCTGAAGCGCCTCTATTTCCTCCGCCTTCGGGCGATGAAGCGCCAGGCGGCGCATCATGGCAAGGCGTGTTGTGCGCCCGACGGCAATGTTGGAGGGGGAGCCGGAAACGGAAAAACCGGCTCTTTGCGGTGTCACCTCCTCGGTTTCGCTCAGCCGGCGCTTGGCAAGGTCGGGCAGTTCCAGGTCTTCGAGGAAGATGTTGAGGAATTCCTCTCGGGTCAGTACGAAGCGGAAACCGTCTTCGCCGTCGCCCTCCCCCGCCTCGGACGAACGTCCGCCTCCCGATGCCGGTGGACGCTTTATGAAGTCGCCCTCTACGAATTTCTGATTGCCGGGAAGGATGCGATCCTGGACTCCCCCACCGCCCCGGTGAAGACCCGGTTCGGTCATGCCGCCGATTGGAAGAGTGACTTCACCGCCATCAAGCACATCGCGGATGGAGCGGTTTTGCAAAGACCGTTTAACCGCTTGTTCTACGGCGTCCTTGGCACGCCGTAGAAACCTTTGTCGATTTTCCAGACTTTTACCGCGCGGGTTAAGCCGCCGGTCTATGATGTGCATGTTTGCTCCTACCTGGGTACTCGCTCCGACGGCCTACCTAACTCGCCTGCTTGACGCGCATGTACCATTCCACCAGCCGGCGAACCTGCCGTTCCGTGTAGCCCCGCGCCACCATGCGCGAGACGAATTCGCTATGCTTCTTTTCGGTCTCACTATCCTTCTTCGATCCGAAAGAGATGACCGGCAGCAAATCCTCGACTTGCGAGAACATACGCTTCTCGATGACTTCCCGGATCTTCTCATAGCTCGTCCAGGAAGGATTCTTGCCGCCATTGGCAGCCCGCGACCTCAAGGAGAACTTGACGATCTCGTTGCGGAAATCCTTGGGGTTGGCGATGCCCGCCGGTTTTTCGATCTTCGTCAGCTCCTGGTTCAGAAGTTCGCGATCGAGCAGCTGACCAGTATCCGGGTCCTTGAAATCGGTATCCTCGATCCAGGCGTCCGCGTAATCGACATAGCGGTCGAACAGGTTCTGACCGTAATCGGAATAGGATTCCAGATAGGCCTTCTGGATCTCGTTGCCGATGAACTCCGCGTAACGCGGTGCCAATTCGGCCTTGATGAATTCCATGTAGCGCTTTTCCGTCTCCTCGCCATACTGCTCGCGGCGGATAGCCTGTTCCAGAACATACATCAGATGCACAGGGTCCGCACCGATATCCGTCGTGTCGTGGTTGAAGGTCGACGCAAGAACCTTGAACGCGAAACGTGTCGATATTCCGTCCATGCCCTCATCGACACCGGCAGCATCCCGATATTCCTGCACGCTTCTGGCACGCGGATCAGTTTCCTTGAGGCTTTCGCCGTCATAGGAGCGCATTTTCGAGAAAAGATTGGAATTCTCATGCTTGCGAAGCCGTGACAGCACGGAGAAACGAGCCAGCATCTCCAATGTCGCCGGTGCACATGCCGCATCGGCTAGCTCCGATCCTTCGATCAGTTTTTCGTAGATCTTCTGTTCCTCAATCACCCTGAGGCAATACGGAACCTTGATGACGCAGATGCGGTCGATGAAGGCCTCGTTGTTCTTGTTGGCCTTGAAGGTTTGCCACTCCGCTTCGTTCGAATGGGCAAGGATGATGCCAGAGAAGGGAATCGCACCGATGTTTTCGGTGCCCATGTAGTTGCCTTCCTGCGTCGCCGTCAGCAGCGGATGCAGCATCTTGATCGGCGCCTTGAACATTTCCACGAATTCCAGCACGCCCTGATTGGCGCGGTTGAGACCGCCGGAATAGCTGTAGGCATCAGGATCGTTTTGCGAATAGTGCTCGAGCTTGCGAATATCGACCTTGCCGACCAGCGACGAGACATCCTGATTGTTTTCGTCACCCGGCTCGGTCTTTGCAATCGCGATCTGTCGAAGCCTTGAGGGCTGGATCCTGACGACCCGGAAGCGGGAGATATCACCATCGAATTCGTCGAGCCGCTTAAGGCACCACGGGCTCATCAAACCGCTGAGGCGACGAGTCGGGATGTCGTATTCTTCAAGCAGCATCGGCCCCATGGCTAGGGGATCAAAAAGGTTGAGGGGGCTTTCAAAGACCGGGCTCAGTTCGTCACCGGCTTTTAGAACATAGATGGGGTTGACTTCCATCAGTTGCTTCAGACGCTCTGCAAGCGAAGACTTACCACCGCCGACCGGGCCGAGCAGGTAAAGGATCTGCTTGCGCTCCTCCAGACCTTGGGCCGCGTGCCTGAAAAAGGAAACGATCCGCTCGATCGTCTCCTCCATGCCGAAAAACCCTTCGAAGGCGGGATAGGTTCGGATGGTCCTGTTCATGAAAACCCGGCCGAGCCGCGAATCCTTGGCGGTATCGATGATTTCGGGTTCGCCAATTGCCGAAAGCAGCCGCTCGGTCGCGTTGGCGTAGGCCATCGGATCTTTTTTACACAAGGCAAGATAGTCTGCTATAGACATATCCGTCTCTCGCCGAGACTCGTAGTTACGGGTGAACGCATCAAATAGGGAGTTGTTCAGCATAGGCCCTCCTATAAAGGTCTGCCTCAGCGATTTTCGCCTTCGCTAAGTAAGATGGTGCGCCAATGTTTCGAAAGATCAAGGTCCTCCTCGGCGGAAATAAGACATGGTCGACATTCCGGCATCGCTACACAAAAAAGTGCGCGTAACTTGCCAATTTGATCCTCGAAATCTGACGGCCTCTATAGCTTTGCGACCGTGCCGGGAGTATTATTCGCGCGCGGTTTAAAAGAGGACGCCGCGCACCTTCACGCCGATGACACGAATATGTGTCGGTGCCGCTCAAAAGGCCACCTGATTCGCTGGAGCGAGAATTTCTCGCCTTCCAAAAAAGACAGCTGTCTTCAAGAACTCCGCAAGAAAGCCAGCAGTGGTTGAGAATTGGCCTCAACCCAGTCTTTATGGTTGCGGCTCGTTGTTACATAGCAATCTGTGCAGCGACCTGTTCTGCGGCAACCGACGCGTCAGCTTTCGGGCTTTGACGAGCTGAACGCAGCCCGTTCGATGCCGTGCCGCTGCAGTTTGTCGTAAAAGGTCTTGCGTGGAATGCCGAGGGTTTCGATTGTCCGGCGTACGTCGCCATCGTTCCGGGTCAGCGTCTCGCGGATGATATCGGCCTCATAGCGGTCCATCCTCGCCGGCAGAGGCAAGGGGGCATCTTTGTTTTCAACCCCGTTTTGCCTCGGCTCCACCGGCACCGCTTCAAGACCGAGGACGAAGCGTTCAGCGAAATGAGAGAGTTCGCGCACATTGCCCGGCCAGTCATGGCTCTTCAGGTGGCGGTGCAGTTCGGGCGAAGCGACGGGTACCGGACGCTTGAAGCGGGTGGCGGCCCGTTCGGTGAAGTGGGCGAAGAGGAGCGGGATGTCGTCGCGCCGGTCGCGCAGCGGCGGGATGCTGATCGTCACGACATTGAGCCGATAATAGAGATCCTCGCGGAAATCGCCGCGCTCGCGCGGATCGCCGAGATCAACCTTGGCCGCAGCCACGACACGCAGGTCGACCGGCCGCACCTCGTTGGTGCCGAGTGGCATGACTTCGCGCATTTCCAGGACGCGCAGCATCTGCACCTGGGCGGGGGCCGGCATGCTTTCGATTTCATCGAGAAACAACGTCCCACCGCTCGAATGTTCGATGCGGCCGATGCGTTTCTTCTGGGCACCCGTGAACGCCCCGGCTTCGTGACCGAAGAGTTCGCTCTCGATCACCGTTTCAGGCAGGGCGCCGCAATTCAGCGCGACGAAGTTTCCCTTCGAACGACGGCTCCAGCGATGCAGCAGGCTTGCCACCACTTCCTTGCCGCTGCCGGTTTCGCCAGTCACCAGGACGTCGACATCGGTGTCGGCGATCTGCCGGAGCGTTCGTCGCAGGCGCTCCATGGCAGGCGTCTGGCCAATCAGCGGCAGATCGCCCTGCGCCTGTTCAGCCGCGTCGCGCAGCGACCGGTTGTCGAGCACGAGCCGGCGTTTTTCGGCGGCGCGGTGCACGCTTTGCACCAGCCTGTCGGCTGCAAAAGGCTTGGTGATGAAGTCATAGGCCCCATCCTGGATTGCCTTGACGGCCATCGGGATATCGCCATGCCCTGTGATCAGGATCACGGGAAGGTCTTCATCGAGGCGACGGATTCGATCGAAGAGCTGCAATCCGTCGACATGCGGCATGCGGATATCGGAAACGACGACACCCGAGAACTCCGCGCTCAGATCCTTCAGAGCTTCCGTAGCGGCGGAAAAGGTCGAAACCGAAAAGCCGGCAAGCTCCAGCGTCTGTTTCGTCGCCTTCAGGAGATCCTTGTCGTCATCGATAAGGAAGACGGGGATAGTTTCACTCATGCCTGTGCCTTCTGCAGATAGACGGTAAAGCGGGTGCCGCTCTCGTTGCTGTCGACCTCGATACGGCCGCCATAATCGGCAACGATATCCTTCGAGATGACGAGGCCAAGGCCAAGGCCCTTTTCCTTGGAGGTATTGAAAGGCGAAAAGAGCGAGCCGAGGATGTCCGCAGATATGCCTGGGCCGTTGTCGACGACGCTCACCGCCACCTCGTTGCCCATCTCCTCGCAAAAGACCTCCACCTTTGC includes:
- a CDS encoding PrkA family serine protein kinase; the encoded protein is MLNNSLFDAFTRNYESRRETDMSIADYLALCKKDPMAYANATERLLSAIGEPEIIDTAKDSRLGRVFMNRTIRTYPAFEGFFGMEETIERIVSFFRHAAQGLEERKQILYLLGPVGGGKSSLAERLKQLMEVNPIYVLKAGDELSPVFESPLNLFDPLAMGPMLLEEYDIPTRRLSGLMSPWCLKRLDEFDGDISRFRVVRIQPSRLRQIAIAKTEPGDENNQDVSSLVGKVDIRKLEHYSQNDPDAYSYSGGLNRANQGVLEFVEMFKAPIKMLHPLLTATQEGNYMGTENIGAIPFSGIILAHSNEAEWQTFKANKNNEAFIDRICVIKVPYCLRVIEEQKIYEKLIEGSELADAACAPATLEMLARFSVLSRLRKHENSNLFSKMRSYDGESLKETDPRARSVQEYRDAAGVDEGMDGISTRFAFKVLASTFNHDTTDIGADPVHLMYVLEQAIRREQYGEETEKRYMEFIKAELAPRYAEFIGNEIQKAYLESYSDYGQNLFDRYVDYADAWIEDTDFKDPDTGQLLDRELLNQELTKIEKPAGIANPKDFRNEIVKFSLRSRAANGGKNPSWTSYEKIREVIEKRMFSQVEDLLPVISFGSKKDSETEKKHSEFVSRMVARGYTERQVRRLVEWYMRVKQAS
- a CDS encoding YeaH/YhbH family protein — its product is MHIIDRRLNPRGKSLENRQRFLRRAKDAVEQAVKRSLQNRSIRDVLDGGEVTLPIGGMTEPGLHRGGGGVQDRILPGNQKFVEGDFIKRPPASGGGRSSEAGEGDGEDGFRFVLTREEFLNIFLEDLELPDLAKRRLSETEEVTPQRAGFSVSGSPSNIAVGRTTRLAMMRRLALHRPKAEEIEALQKQIDECDDAEERVVLEDRLKALTLKSKRIPYIDPLDVRYRRFENTPKPVVKAVMFCLMDVSGSMSEHMKDLAKRFYLLLYLFLSQRYEKVEIVFIRHTEKAEEVDEETFFYSPATGGTLVSSALAVMRSIVAARFDPTEWNIYAAQASDGDNSYSDGALTGQLLQQEILPVCQYFAYIEVGEEDGDSSTSRSPLWALYQEIRSAALPLAMRKVCRKNEIFPVFHDLFQKKAATAGATP
- a CDS encoding sigma-54 dependent transcriptional regulator, giving the protein MSETIPVFLIDDDKDLLKATKQTLELAGFSVSTFSAATEALKDLSAEFSGVVVSDIRMPHVDGLQLFDRIRRLDEDLPVILITGHGDIPMAVKAIQDGAYDFITKPFAADRLVQSVHRAAEKRRLVLDNRSLRDAAEQAQGDLPLIGQTPAMERLRRTLRQIADTDVDVLVTGETGSGKEVVASLLHRWSRRSKGNFVALNCGALPETVIESELFGHEAGAFTGAQKKRIGRIEHSSGGTLFLDEIESMPAPAQVQMLRVLEMREVMPLGTNEVRPVDLRVVAAAKVDLGDPRERGDFREDLYYRLNVVTISIPPLRDRRDDIPLLFAHFTERAATRFKRPVPVASPELHRHLKSHDWPGNVRELSHFAERFVLGLEAVPVEPRQNGVENKDAPLPLPARMDRYEADIIRETLTRNDGDVRRTIETLGIPRKTFYDKLQRHGIERAAFSSSKPES